A stretch of DNA from Micromonospora peucetia:
TGCGCCGGGCTGCTGTCCACGCCGGCCTTCTCGATCGCCTGCTTCAGCAGGTACACGGTGTCGTAGCCCTGCGCGGCGAACGCGGTCAGCCCCAGGTACTTGTCCCCCAGCTTGGCCTTGAGCTTGTCGCCCAGCTCGATGGAGCGGGTGTTGTCGGCGGAGATGGCGCTGGCGTAGACGAGCTGCCGCAACGCGCCGGGCTTGGCCAGCTTCCAGGTATCCGGCTGGTTGCCCATCGACGCCAGGGAGATCCGCGGCAGCTCCGGCATGATCTGGTGCGCGGTGTTGTGGAACAGCACCTCCAGCTGCCCGCCCAGCGAGGACACGAACAGCGCGTCGGGCTTGGCGGCGTCGATGCGGCTCAGCTGCGGCGCCACGTCGGTGCTGTTGAGCGGCGCCTTCTCGTTGGCGACGATGGTGACGCCGGCCTTCTCGAAGATGGGCAGCAGCCCCTTGTTGAGCCCGGCCATGGTGGGCGAGTCGTCGGTGATGACGGCCAGCCGCTTGACGCCGATCTTCTCGAACGCCGCCGCGTACACGGTGCCGATGTCAGTGATCGGGTTGGCCAGGATGAACGAGAACGTGTTGTTCGGCGGTTCCGCGATGGCGGAGGCGATGTTCGTCGCCGAGACGGCCACGATCTTCTCCTGCTCGACGACCGGCTTGACCTGCTGGGCCGACGCCGACGACGAGTTCATGATGATGACGCGGGCACCGTCGCTGACCAGCTTGCGGAGCACGGCCGGGGTCTGGCTGGGCTGGCTGCCGTCGTTCTGACGGATCAGCTTGAGCGATCGTCCGCCGACGCCGCCGGCCTTGTTGATCTCGTCGATGGCCAGCGAGATCCCGGTGGTCGCCTCGGCCGACGTGGCCGCGGTACCACCCGAGGTGTCCTCGACCATGCCGATCACGATGTCTTTTCCGGACGAGTCGCCGGAGTCCTTGCCGTCGCCGCAGGCGGTGATCGTTGCGGCGAGCGTGAGTGAGGTGGCCACGATGCTCAGGCATCGCGCCGCGTGGGTACGGGACATGGTCGCTCCTGCGGGTGGGGCATTGCGGCCGGAGAGCCCTGACGACCGATGTGCGATGCCGGGCTGTGGGGGTGTGGAGGAGATGAGCCGAAGCTCCGGCTCTCGGCGTCCGAGTAGCGGACGGGAACAGACGCCGACGGTCTACCAGTAGAACCATGTTCAAGGTCTGTGTGGCGAACATCATCGAATGGGCCATGCGGGTTGTCAACCCTCTTCTGGCCTTCACCTCGGCAGGAGTCGAGAACCCCGGCTCTTGACGCCCATCCCTCAGCGTCCCTACTGTTCTCAAAATCAAGACGATGATCGTTCTACACACAGAACGGGCCTCATGAAACTCGGACTCAGCCTCGGACACTCGACCGGCCTGCGGGACCTCGGCGCCGTGGCCCACCGCGCCGACGCTGCCGGCCTGGACTCGCTGTGGGTCTCGGAGGCGTACGGCTCCGACGCGGTCAGCGTGCTGGGCCACCTGTCGGCCATGACCAGCCGGATCGGTCTGGGCACGGCGGTACTCCAGATGCCGGCCCGCACCCCGGCGGCTACCGCGATGACGGCGCTCACCCTCGACCAGCTCAGCGACGGCCGGCTCCTGCTGGGCCTGGGCACCTCCGGCCCGCAGGTGGTGGAGGGCTGGCACGGCGTCGCGTTCGACTCCCCGCTGGCCCGAACCCGCGAATACGTCGACATCGTGCGCGCGGCGGTGGCCCGGCGGGAGCCGCTGACCTACCCGGGCGTCCACTACCCGCTGCCGTATCCGCGGGCCGACCGGGAACCACCGCGCCCGCTGAAGGCCACACTGCACCCGGTACGCCCACGGATACCGGTCCTTCTGGCGGCCAACGGCCCGCGCAACGTGGCGCTCGCCGGAGAGCTCGCCGAGGGCTGGCTGCCCGCCTTCTACTGCCCGGACCGGCCCGAGTTGTACCGGGACATGCTCGCCCCCGGGCTGGCCCGCCGCCCTGCGGACCTCGGCCCGCTGCGGGTCGTGGCCACGGTGCACATCGCGCCCGGAGCCGACCTCGCGGCCTGTCGGGACGCGCTGCGACCGGCGTTCGCCCTGTACCTGGGCGGCATGGGCGGACGCGGCCGCAACTTCTACGCCGACCTGGCGTCCCGACTGGGCTACGAGGCGGCCGCCCAGCAGATCCAGGAGTTGTACCTGGGCGGCCACCGCGCCCAGGCCGCCGCCGCGGTACCAGACGCACTCATCGACCAGCTTGCCCTGGTGGGACCCCGCGAACGGATCCGGGACCGGCTGGCGGCCTGGGCGGATGCCGGGGTCGATGTCATGACCCTCAAGACCACCGACGTCGACCTGGTCGCGTGGCTGGCCGCCGCGCTCTAGAAGACCCGATCAGGAGAGAGACATGCCGCTCAACGAGGCGTTCGTCGGCCGAGTGTTCGCGCCCACCGCGCCGTACCGGGTCAGCCAGGAGAAGATTCAGGAGTTCATCGTGGCCACCGGGGCCGCCCTCCCCCGGGACGGCCAGCCGGTGGTCCCGCCCACCTTTCCCATCGTGCTGAGCCTGCCCGCCACGCGGAACATGCTGTCCGACCCGACGCTGGGTCTGGACTACAGCCGGGTGGTACACGGGCGCCAGCGATTCCGGCACACGCGAGGCGTACAGGCCGGCGACGAGCTGACGGTGACCGTCCACATCGAGCAGATCCAGTCCGGCGGGGTACACCAGATCGTCGCCACTCGCAGCGAGATCGCCACCACGGCCGGCGAGCCGGTCTGTACGGCGTACTCGACGCTGGTGGAGCGGGGCACCCGGCCCCGGGCAGGCAAGCGCAGCGCGGAACCGCGACAGCGCTGGACCGTGCCCGGCCAGCAGCTCCCGGCCCGCGAGTTCAAGGTCACCCGGCAGGACCTGGTGCGCTACGCGGGCGCGTCGGGCGACTTCAACCCGATCCACTTCAGCGACCACGCCGCCACCCGGGCGGGGCTGCCCGGCGTCATCGGGCACGGGATGCTCACCATGGCGCTGACCGCGCGGGCGGTCACCGAATGGATCGGGGACCTGGCCGGAGTGCTCGACCACGAGACGCAGTTCATGCTGCCGCTGCTGGTGCCCGACGACGGGGGCGCCACCCTCACCGTCACCGCGACGATCAGCGACCCCGACGATGCCGGCCACCGCCAGTTGGTGGCCGAGGCAACCGCCGGCGCCACCGTTGTCGCCGTCTCCCGCTTCACCATCCGCCCAGCCGCGCGGTGATCGGGCTTTGAGACGGTGGACGACCCGCCGCAAATCTCCGCGCAGCGGCTGAGGAAGGCGTCTTCGATCGCGGCGCGGTCCGACAGCGCATCCGGCGACCGGGCGCCGATCGGGCGGCGCCGGCTCCCGGCGGCTACAGCCGTTCGAAGCTCTCCATACCGGCGAGTTCGAGCACCTCGGTCCGGGTCGCCGGGCATTCCTGTCGGGTCTGGTCGTCGATCTGACGGCCGGTCGGCACGGCACCCTGCTTCTCGTACCAGGAATAGAGGTTCACGGTGAGGTTGGCCATCGTTCCCGTCTCGGACCCGATCCCCCTCAGCGTCGGCAACTGGCCGTCCAGGTAGGCGCACACCTCCTTCGCCGACACCGGCGTCGAGCCACCGGAAGGAGCGGATCCGACCGCGCTGGACGCGGCGTCGGCTGCTGCGGGGGTGCCCGGCGCCGCGGCCCCGGAGGGGTCGGGCGCGTCGGCACACGCCGTCAGGGCGAGCACAAGACAGAGGGTCGGCGCGAGCATTCGGATCGTTCTCATCGGTTCTCATCCTGACCTGGTTGTCGGTGGTGGGTGACCGGTGGACGGGCCGCGGCGGTTGGTTTGTCAGCGCCGGCGGCGATCGCGGTGACGAGCCAGAGGCCGGCGGGCAGTCGGTAGACGACGCCAGGTTCACGAAACCGGTCGAGCAGCCGGGCCGCCCCCGCCCGGGCCGAAGCCTGCTCAGCCAGCGGAGCCGCCCGGTACGCGGCACCGGCGGGGCCGACCTCGATAAGCCATTCGGCGACCGCGTCGGCATCATCTGGAGCCTCCATGGCGACGTCACACGGCGTGATCGTGACGGCGGTCATGCCGGCGACGGTGAGGACCCGGGCGAGCCGCGCCGGGTCGGCGAAAGCGAACGGACCGGGCTCGTCGCCCACCGGTAGCGGTGGTAACGGCCCGAGGTGCGGTGCTGCGCCGAGCATCGCCGCGGACATCCACGGGTTGACGCTGCCGTCGCGGAAGACGGTCGCGGCGAGGCGCCCTCCCGGGCGCAGTGACCGCCGGATCGTGGTGCAGCCCGCGACCGGATCCGCCAACAGCATCAGGGCCATTCGCGAGTACGCCGCGTCGAACGGTGCCCCCGGCACGACATCGAGGGTCTCGATGTCGGCCGCGTGGAACCGGATACCCGGGTACCGGTCCGTGGGGAACCGTTGCAGGGCGGCGGTCACCATCGCCTCGGCGATGTCGATACCGACCGCCGCCCCGGTCTCGCCGACCGCCGTGGCGAGTTCGGCCGTGGTGCCACCACAGCCGCAGCCCACATCAAGGATCCGTTCGCCCGGCTGAGCGGCAATTCGATCCATGGCCGGCGCGCCCAGCGGTTGACCGATCTTGTCCTGCCGATCGGCGTGGCGGATCCAGCCAGCTGCCGCTCCCGTCCAGAAAGCGGCGTTGCGGGACCGCAAGAGGGCGGCGTCGGCCATCAGAACGGCATCTCGGCGCCGTCGACGCTCATCGATCGGAAGCCGGCCGCCTTCGCCGGGTCGAAGCCGTCCTCCTGCGCCGCCAAGCCTGCGGCCCGGACCAGCCGTTCGGACTGGAACCGGCGGAACGCCGCCTCGTCCTGCCAGATGTTGATGATCCGCCAGCCGCCCTCGGTCGGGCCGGCGACATGGGCGACGAGCCCCGGTGGCCGGTCCGGGCCAAGGTGTCGCTCCACCTGCTGGTACTCCGCCTCGCTGACGCCGGGCATCTCCTGCAACACACCGAACGGCATGGGCCGCGCCCTTTCGATAGAGTTAGGTTCTATCCAATAGAGCACTACACTCGAGCCGTGGTTGTCAAGAGACGCTATGACTCTTCCCGGCGGCAGGAGCAGTCCCGACAGACCCGGCGAGCAATCCTCGAAGCGGCTGGCCGGCTGTTCGTCGACCCCGGCTACGCGGCCACGCCGCTGACTGCCGTCGCCGCGGAAGCCGGCGTCGCGGTCCAGACGCTGTACGCGGTGTTCGGCAGCAAGCGGCAACTGCTCTCCCAGCTCGTCGACGTCACCCTGGCCGGCGACGACGAACCGGTGGCCCTGCCGGACCGCCCCTTCGTCGCCGAGATCCGCGCGCTCGCCGACCCCCGCGCCAAGCTCGCCCGCTACGCCCGCCATCTGGTCGAGGTCAACGCCCGGCAGGCCCAGGTGATGCTCGCGCTGGCCGGAGCGGCCACGGCCGATCCGGACGCCGCCGAGATCTGGCGCAAGAACATCGACGAGCGGCGCCGTGGCATGGCCATGTTCGCCGCGGAACTCGTCGGCACGGGAGCCCTCCGCCCTGACCTGGACGTCGAACAGGTGGCCGACATCCTCTGGTTGGCCCAGGACGTCCGCAACTTCGACTGGCTCGTCCGACAACGCGGATGGCCGCTGGAGCAGTACCAGCGGTGGTATGTGGACACCGTCAGCGGCGCCACCATCGCCAACGCCAGATAGCGGGCGGCGACGTCTCCACCGACACCGTCATCGGTCCTCCGTGGTGTTGGTGATCTCGACGCGGGCGATGAGCTGCTTGAGTTGGGCGATCTCTTCGGCGAGCGCGGTGCTGCCGGCAGGGGTGAGGGTGATCCAGGTACGGCCGCGCCGGCCCTCGTAGCCCTTCTCGACCTGGATCAGGCCGGCCGTCTCCAACACGCTCAGGTGCTTGGAGAGGTTGCCGGCGGTCAGGTCCAGCTGGGTACGCAGGAAGCGGAACTCGACCCGGCGGGCCTCGTGCGCGATGGTGAGGATGCCGAGCCGGACCCGTTGGTGCACCACGTCGTCGAGCTCGGTGACCGGATGGGCCGGTATGGCCTCGTCCGGCGCCGAGGCGTCGTCGGGGCCGGTCACCGGGGCCGCCGCAGCCGGTGCGCCAGCCCGAAGCCGGCGCTGCCCAGCAGCAGCACGCCGCCGCCGATGATCAGCATTGGTGCGTCGTGCCACCGGCCGCCCCAGTGGACTCCCCAGCCGAAGTTGATCGGCACCAGCACCACCGCCAGGTACCCGAAGGCAAACACCAGCAGCGCGGGATGCCGCTCCAGCCAAGCCAGCACCAGCAGGGCCAGCCCGATCCCGCCGATCGGAGTGAGCAGCCGGAACAGAACCTGAACGACACCGGACGGGTCGAGAAGCTGCGGGTCAGAAACGATCCACGCACCGGCGCCAGCGGCGAGGGCGGCGAACAGCACGACCGCGAGCACGACACCGGTCAGCACATACGGCAGCACCCGGGCGTCCACTCCCCGGGCCCGGGCAACCCGCAGGTACCCGCCGGCGATCACCACGTACGCCAGGGACAGCGCCACCAGCCAGTAGAGCTGCGGAACTGGTTCCCAGATCTTGCACACCTGATCGCCGTCCACCGCCCGGCAGTCGCTGACCACCGTGGGACCCCACCCGGAAACGACAATCGCGCCGAAGGTCACCGCGGCCAGCACCAGCAGCGGCAGCCACGTCACCCGCCGGGCCAGACGAACCCGGCGCGCCAGGCCACGCGCCTCAGCCAGGAGCCGGCGGGGATCACCACCGGCAGAAACCACATCCGAAGTCATGCCAACAGGTTTCCACAACAAACCTGTTGGCGCTAGCCCCGAACGCGTACGGATGCGCCTCCCCTGGGCGGCGGACGGCCCGCTACCAGGTCACCGCCGGCATCGGCACCTCGGTCCCGGCCGCGAACGAGTCGTTCCACCTGCGGACATCAGTCGCGAACGCGGTGCCGGTCGACGGCGCGACCAGCACGTCCGCGCTCTGGCCCCGGGTGAAGGCGATCACGTCGTCGCGGCCGTCGCCGGTGAAGTCGCCGGCACCGGGCACCGTCGCGCCACTGGCGAAGTCGCGGTGCCAGACGGTCGGGTCCCCGAACGACCGGACGGCCCAGTAGCCCACCATCGAGGTCGCGACCCGGACGATCGGCGTGCCGCCTCGGGAGAACTCCGCCACGTCGTCGCAGCCGTCGCCGTTGAAGTCGCCGACCGCCGGTGCGGCGGCACCGAGCGCGAACCGGTAACCCCAGAGCGTCCCCGCCCCGAACCGATCGCCCAGCGAAGACCCGACGAGCACCCGGCCGGCGCCGCCACGTTCGAAAGCAACCAGGTCGTCGCGTCCGTCGCAGTCGAAGTCTCCGGCCATCGGCACCGCGTCGCCGCCGAGGAATCCGTCGCTCCACCGCACCCCGGTGCCGACGAACTGGCCGCCGTCGGAAAGCGCCACGTAAACGGTCCTGGCCACCGATGGTGCGCCGAACACGCCGCGGGTGACCGTGGCGATGTCGTCCCGGCCGTCGCCGTTGAAGTCGCCGACCACCGGGGTCTCGTTGCCGGCGGCGAACCAGGTGTGCCAGCGCTGCGACGGCCCGAACGAGGTCCCGGTGGAGAGCGCGACGTAGACGTCAGCGGCGCTGCCCCGGGTGAACGTGATCAGGTCGTCCCGGCCATCGCCGTTGACGTCGCCGAGCAGCGGTATCTCCTGGCCGGCCCCGAAGTACTCGTGCCACTTGGTCCCGACGCCGAAGCCCGATCCGGTCGACAACGCCACGTGCACGTCGGCGGGGGTGCCCCGTTGGAAGCTGACAATGTCGTCGCGGCCATCGCCGTTGACGTCTGCCCCGGTCCGCCCGAAGCCGTCGTTGCCCGGCCCGTTCGGGTCGACGTAGAGGACCAGGTTCGGCGAGCCGCGATGGTCGGTGACCTGGTCCCTGCTCGCCTCGTTGCGTAGCGCGGCCTGGACCAGGGACGGTGGGGCGGCCGGGAAGCGCTGTAGGTAGCGGGCGACCGCTCCGGTCACGAGGGCGGTCGCGGGCGAGGTCTGGCTGGCACTCGCGGTCGCGGTGTCGCTGGCGTTGGCGGTCGTCGGGATCCGGTCGCCGGGGGCGAACAGGTCCACGCAGGCACCCCAACTGGAGGTGGGGTAGCGGTCGAGCAGGTGCACCGCGCCGACCGTGATGACCGCTGGCAGCCGGCCCGGGGAGAAGCGGCAGGCGTCGTCGTTGCTGTTGCCGGCCGCGGCCACCACGGAGATGCCCCGGCTGATCAGCGCCAGCGCAGCGTTGTCGATCACGGTGCTGGCCGGCCCCTGGAAGCTGAAGTTGGCCACGGCCGGACGGACCGCGTTGACCGCCAGCCAGTCCACCGCCGCGAGCAGCGTCTCGCTGGTCCCCTCCACGCAGCCGAGCCGGATCGAGTGCAGCCGGACGTTCTTGGCTATCCCGTGCACCCGTCCGCCGATCGCACCGGCCATCAACGTGCCGTGCCCGTTGCAGTCGGCCGACCCGCCCGGCCCGGCGCCAGCGTCTCCGAAGGCGACGGTGGTCAGGACCCGGCCGTCGAAGTCGCGGTGCGTCCGCCGGATCCCGCTGTCCAGCACGTACGCGTTGACTCCGGATCCGTCGGTGTCCCAGTGGTAGACGTCGTCCATTCCCCGGTGCTGGTCGGTGACGTCCAGTGCCCATGACGCGTCTACCTGCTCGCCGAGGAACGTCAGTACGAGTTGCTGCTCCACGTACGCGACCTCGGGGTCCTTGCTGAGCGCCCGCGCGACCTCGGCCGGCATCCGAACGGCGAACCCCGGTAGGGCATGGTAATACGTCGAGCCCAGCTTCCCCGGGTATTCCTCGAGCAGCCGCTTGGTGGTGGCGTCGATCTTTTCCTTGTCGACCTCCTCCTTGCCGCCCAGAGCGAGGAGGACCACGTACGCGTCTTCGATCCCGTCCTCGGCCGCGGGGCGGAACGTCCCACCGGGCTGCACGGCAACCGGGGCCGACCGGGTGGCTGCGGTGGGCGAAGCGACGGCCGTGGCCGGCGCGGAGAGTGTCAGCAGGGCGAGTGTCACGAGCGCAGCAGCGGCCAGCGCCGGTCTGCGGCGGGATCCGTTCGACATCAGTGGGTGCTCCGATCGGTGGGGCGGTTCAGAACCGAGCGGCGGCGCGGATCAGGAAGGCCGCGTCCCCCGGTCCGGTCACAGGTTCGGCGTACCGCCGGGGGTTCATCGTCCGTCTGCCGTGGTGAAGCGGAGCCGCCGGCGGCGGGCCAGCAGGAACAGCACCGCCCCGGCGCTGAGCAGCATCAGGCCAGCCACGGAGAACAGCGCCGTCCGCACGCCGGTTACCGGCAGCCCGCCGCCGGTGCCCGGACCACCACCGGGGGACGGCGGCTCCGTCCCGCCCGGCTCCGCGCCGGTGGGGCTGGGGTCCGGCGAGCCGCAGGTCGAGGTGCCGATCGTGTGTCGGCCGAACTCGACGCCGGTCACCGCGTCGCGTACCTGCACGACGGTTCCCGGGGCGGCGACCACGTCGATCCGACCGGTGTCGCCGGGCGCCAGCAGCGCGCCGCCGCCGGTGCCGCCGGGGGCGATGGTCTCCACCCGGATCACCCCGCCCGCCGTGCTCGCCAGGTCGACCCGGACGCCGTCGCAGACGTCGGTGAAGCGCACCTTGACCGCGTCCGGTGTGCAGCGTTCCGGCTGGTGGTAGCGGCCGGACAGCAAGGTCGCCCAGCCGCCGCCGGGCACCGGGCCGCGGACCTGGAACGGGTCGCCGTCGGCGAGGTCGAAGAACTGGGCGATACTGCCCGGGCCGACCGGGTCGAGTACCCGGGGCGCGCTGCCGGGCAGCAGCATCTGCAGCCCGGTGACCGGGGTATCGCCGCCGTTGACGAACGTCAGCACCAGCGAGAAGCACTCGTCCTTCGCGGTGGCGGTCAGCTCCGGTGCGCCAGTGCAGCCGTCCGGCACCCGGTGCGCGTAGGTGCGCTCCGGCAGCCCTTCGCGGCGGATCTCGAAGATGTCGCCGTCCCCCGCGACGTAGGTGGCGCTGCCCCGGTCCCGCATCACGAACTCGTCGATCACGGCGCCGTTGCGCAGCACCGTGGTCGGCCAGCTCTCGTCGCCGCCGATCGTCCCGGTGCTCCAGGTGAAGTCGACCGCACCGCAGAGGTTCACCAGGCGCACCTCGGGCGGATCTGCGGCGGCCGGTGCCGCCAGTCCAACGACGACACCGCCGGTCAGCAGCAGTGCCGCGGCGGCGGCGAGCATCCGGCCGATCGCGGTGCCGGCTCGCCGGGGCGGGACCGAGGTGGACGGCAGGGAGGTGGCGCGCATGATGGAGGGTGCCTTTCGGGGGGTGGCGACCCGCGTTGCTGCGGGGACTCCCCAGCCCAGCACGTCCCGGGCCGCCGGGCATGAGTGCCCGGGTACTCAATCCAGACCCAGCGCGCCGCGCAGCTCCGCCCGCCCGCCGATGCCGAGCTTGCCGTACGCCCGGTGCAGGTGGTTCTCCACCGTCCGCTCCGACAGGTGCAGCCGGACGGCGATGTTCCGGCTCTGCTCGCCCCGGGCGGCGGCGAGCACGATCTCGTGTTCCCGCCCGGTCAGCCGGGTGATCGGCCCACGCCGGCGCAGCGCGGGGGTGCTGACCGGCTCGCCGATCAGCGCGAGCTGGGTGTCGGCGAACACGTACGCCCTGGCGGCCGTCGTCGGCTGCCCGCCGGCCATCCGGGCCGCGCCGGCCATCGTCGCCGCCTCGGCCGCGTGCAGTGGCATGCCGTAGCGGGCAAACCGGGCGGCCACGTCGAGCAGGGTGCCGGCATCGGCGGTCCGCGCGGCGGTGGCGTACGCCTCGATGGTCCGGCCGAGCGACCAGCGCGGATCGGGCGGATGACTGGCGAGCAGTTCCGCCGCCCGACCGGCCGCGCCGAGCCGGACCAGGTCCAGTGCGCCCAACGCGCCGACGGCGACCGCGCCGCGCCGGCCGTGCCCGACGACCGCCTCGACGAGCGCGGTGATCCCCGCCCCGCCGTCGTTCTCGGCGGCGCCCCGCCAGGCGTGTGCGCGGGCGACCTCGATGTCGAAGAGCCGCAGCGAGTGCGGCCCGGCGGCGTGCTGGTGCAGGTCGGCCGCGAGTGCCGCCAGGTCGGTGTCGCCGCCGAGTTGGACGGAGGCCTGCATCCGTACCCCGGCCGCCCACC
This window harbors:
- a CDS encoding winged helix-turn-helix domain-containing protein, which codes for MTGPDDASAPDEAIPAHPVTELDDVVHQRVRLGILTIAHEARRVEFRFLRTQLDLTAGNLSKHLSVLETAGLIQVEKGYEGRRGRTWITLTPAGSTALAEEIAQLKQLIARVEITNTTEDR
- a CDS encoding MaoC/PaaZ C-terminal domain-containing protein, translating into MPGQQLPAREFKVTRQDLVRYAGASGDFNPIHFSDHAATRAGLPGVIGHGMLTMALTARAVTEWIGDLAGVLDHETQFMLPLLVPDDGGATLTVTATISDPDDAGHRQLVAEATAGATVVAVSRFTIRPAAR
- a CDS encoding LLM class F420-dependent oxidoreductase, yielding MKLGLSLGHSTGLRDLGAVAHRADAAGLDSLWVSEAYGSDAVSVLGHLSAMTSRIGLGTAVLQMPARTPAATAMTALTLDQLSDGRLLLGLGTSGPQVVEGWHGVAFDSPLARTREYVDIVRAAVARREPLTYPGVHYPLPYPRADREPPRPLKATLHPVRPRIPVLLAANGPRNVALAGELAEGWLPAFYCPDRPELYRDMLAPGLARRPADLGPLRVVATVHIAPGADLAACRDALRPAFALYLGGMGGRGRNFYADLASRLGYEAAAQQIQELYLGGHRAQAAAAVPDALIDQLALVGPRERIRDRLAAWADAGVDVMTLKTTDVDLVAWLAAAL
- a CDS encoding LPXTG cell wall anchor domain-containing protein; the protein is MRATSLPSTSVPPRRAGTAIGRMLAAAAALLLTGGVVVGLAAPAAADPPEVRLVNLCGAVDFTWSTGTIGGDESWPTTVLRNGAVIDEFVMRDRGSATYVAGDGDIFEIRREGLPERTYAHRVPDGCTGAPELTATAKDECFSLVLTFVNGGDTPVTGLQMLLPGSAPRVLDPVGPGSIAQFFDLADGDPFQVRGPVPGGGWATLLSGRYHQPERCTPDAVKVRFTDVCDGVRVDLASTAGGVIRVETIAPGGTGGGALLAPGDTGRIDVVAAPGTVVQVRDAVTGVEFGRHTIGTSTCGSPDPSPTGAEPGGTEPPSPGGGPGTGGGLPVTGVRTALFSVAGLMLLSAGAVLFLLARRRRLRFTTADGR
- a CDS encoding S8 family serine peptidase, producing the protein MSNGSRRRPALAAAALVTLALLTLSAPATAVASPTAATRSAPVAVQPGGTFRPAAEDGIEDAYVVLLALGGKEEVDKEKIDATTKRLLEEYPGKLGSTYYHALPGFAVRMPAEVARALSKDPEVAYVEQQLVLTFLGEQVDASWALDVTDQHRGMDDVYHWDTDGSGVNAYVLDSGIRRTHRDFDGRVLTTVAFGDAGAGPGGSADCNGHGTLMAGAIGGRVHGIAKNVRLHSIRLGCVEGTSETLLAAVDWLAVNAVRPAVANFSFQGPASTVIDNAALALISRGISVVAAAGNSNDDACRFSPGRLPAVITVGAVHLLDRYPTSSWGACVDLFAPGDRIPTTANASDTATASASQTSPATALVTGAVARYLQRFPAAPPSLVQAALRNEASRDQVTDHRGSPNLVLYVDPNGPGNDGFGRTGADVNGDGRDDIVSFQRGTPADVHVALSTGSGFGVGTKWHEYFGAGQEIPLLGDVNGDGRDDLITFTRGSAADVYVALSTGTSFGPSQRWHTWFAAGNETPVVGDFNGDGRDDIATVTRGVFGAPSVARTVYVALSDGGQFVGTGVRWSDGFLGGDAVPMAGDFDCDGRDDLVAFERGGAGRVLVGSSLGDRFGAGTLWGYRFALGAAAPAVGDFNGDGCDDVAEFSRGGTPIVRVATSMVGYWAVRSFGDPTVWHRDFASGATVPGAGDFTGDGRDDVIAFTRGQSADVLVAPSTGTAFATDVRRWNDSFAAGTEVPMPAVTW
- a CDS encoding methyltransferase domain-containing protein → MADAALLRSRNAAFWTGAAAGWIRHADRQDKIGQPLGAPAMDRIAAQPGERILDVGCGCGGTTAELATAVGETGAAVGIDIAEAMVTAALQRFPTDRYPGIRFHAADIETLDVVPGAPFDAAYSRMALMLLADPVAGCTTIRRSLRPGGRLAATVFRDGSVNPWMSAAMLGAAPHLGPLPPLPVGDEPGPFAFADPARLARVLTVAGMTAVTITPCDVAMEAPDDADAVAEWLIEVGPAGAAYRAAPLAEQASARAGAARLLDRFREPGVVYRLPAGLWLVTAIAAGADKPTAAARPPVTHHRQPGQDENR
- a CDS encoding TetR/AcrR family transcriptional regulator produces the protein MVVKRRYDSSRRQEQSRQTRRAILEAAGRLFVDPGYAATPLTAVAAEAGVAVQTLYAVFGSKRQLLSQLVDVTLAGDDEPVALPDRPFVAEIRALADPRAKLARYARHLVEVNARQAQVMLALAGAATADPDAAEIWRKNIDERRRGMAMFAAELVGTGALRPDLDVEQVADILWLAQDVRNFDWLVRQRGWPLEQYQRWYVDTVSGATIANAR
- a CDS encoding ABC transporter substrate-binding protein, with product MSRTHAARCLSIVATSLTLAATITACGDGKDSGDSSGKDIVIGMVEDTSGGTAATSAEATTGISLAIDEINKAGGVGGRSLKLIRQNDGSQPSQTPAVLRKLVSDGARVIIMNSSSASAQQVKPVVEQEKIVAVSATNIASAIAEPPNNTFSFILANPITDIGTVYAAAFEKIGVKRLAVITDDSPTMAGLNKGLLPIFEKAGVTIVANEKAPLNSTDVAPQLSRIDAAKPDALFVSSLGGQLEVLFHNTAHQIMPELPRISLASMGNQPDTWKLAKPGALRQLVYASAISADNTRSIELGDKLKAKLGDKYLGLTAFAAQGYDTVYLLKQAIEKAGVDSSPAQVRGGLEQISKTPASWGRQGFTMSFTPTKHVGSDGLCGIVLRRFTEQNQPGDNWADYQPQCS